The Synergistota bacterium genome has a window encoding:
- the lepB gene encoding signal peptidase I — MKEVRKKSAWREIAETIVFAVILALLIRTFVVEAFYIPSSSMVPTLEPGDRILVLKFYYYFTDPQRGDIVVFKFPLDPSKDLIKRVIAVGGEVVRMENGYVYVNGRRLKEPYVARRDFYNMPPVTVPKGYYFVLGDNRPNSEDSRYWGFLPRGNIKGKAVFRYWPPSRIGVIK, encoded by the coding sequence ATGAAGGAAGTGAGGAAGAAGTCGGCTTGGCGTGAGATCGCTGAAACCATCGTATTTGCCGTCATACTGGCTCTTTTGATAAGAACCTTCGTCGTTGAAGCGTTTTATATTCCTTCTTCATCGATGGTTCCAACCCTTGAGCCGGGTGATAGGATTCTCGTTCTGAAGTTTTATTACTACTTTACTGATCCCCAAAGAGGGGATATAGTCGTCTTCAAGTTCCCTTTGGACCCCTCTAAGGATTTGATAAAGAGAGTAATAGCGGTAGGTGGGGAAGTGGTGAGGATGGAGAATGGTTATGTTTATGTGAATGGGAGGAGGTTAAAAGAGCCTTATGTTGCTCGACGAGACTTTTATAACATGCCTCCCGTTACGGTACCAAAGGGGTACTACTTTGTGCTTGGGGATAACAGGCCTAACAGCGAGGATAGTAGATACTGGGGGTTCTTGCCAAGGGGAAACATAAAAGGAAAAGCCGTCTTTAGATACTGGCCTCCCTCGAGAATTGGCGTTATCAAATGA
- the rplS gene encoding 50S ribosomal protein L19: MDPVIREVEKEFLRSDIPDFRPGDTVKVYVKVEEGGRERVQVFQGVVIARSHGGLRETFTVRKVSGGIGVERIFPLHSPVIEKIEVVRKGRARRAKLYYLRERVGKAARLKERRS; the protein is encoded by the coding sequence ATGGATCCCGTAATTAGGGAGGTTGAGAAGGAGTTTTTAAGGAGCGATATTCCCGATTTTCGCCCTGGAGATACCGTGAAGGTTTATGTGAAAGTTGAAGAGGGTGGAAGAGAAAGGGTTCAGGTTTTTCAGGGCGTGGTTATAGCTCGCTCTCATGGTGGGCTAAGGGAAACTTTTACGGTCAGGAAAGTTTCCGGGGGAATAGGAGTAGAGCGAATATTCCCCCTACATTCTCCCGTTATTGAGAAAATAGAGGTGGTGAGGAAGGGAAGGGCTCGCAGGGCTAAGCTCTATTATCTGAGGGAGAGAGTTGGGAAAGCCGCGCGTCTTAAGGAGAGAAGGAGCTAA
- the trmD gene encoding tRNA (guanosine(37)-N1)-methyltransferase TrmD: MRFDVITLFPEMFEGVIGCSILNRALKKGLIEVFFHNPRDFATDKHRIVDEYPYGGGGGMLLKVEPFWRAIESVPGKPYRILLSPQGRIFNQELAKELSEREHLLLICGHYEGIDERITKLVDEEISIGDYVLTGGEIPAMVIIDAVSRLIPGVLGCEDSPRRDSFYDGLLDFPHYTRPREFKGLKVPEVLLSGDHGEVERWRKREALRRTFKRRPELIDKISLRKYMEKGFYVGLVHYPVYNQHREIITTTVANLDIHDISRCCRTYGVRRFFIITPVRAQREIVKRIVEHWTKGVGALLNPDRKEALERVKPVPSLEETVRRIEERERKKPIVVSTSAIASSRVISFQDLKWKLLLEEKPLLLLFGTGWGLAEEVKGWSDYVLEPIEWKSDYNHLSVRSAVSVVLDRLFKSV, translated from the coding sequence ATGAGATTCGATGTTATAACTCTTTTCCCCGAGATGTTTGAGGGCGTTATAGGTTGTAGTATATTGAATAGGGCTCTCAAGAAGGGCTTAATAGAGGTTTTTTTTCATAATCCTCGGGATTTCGCTACCGATAAACATAGGATCGTTGATGAATATCCCTACGGTGGAGGAGGAGGTATGCTTCTTAAGGTTGAGCCCTTCTGGAGAGCGATAGAGAGCGTACCAGGTAAGCCTTATAGAATTCTTCTCTCACCTCAGGGTCGGATATTTAATCAGGAATTGGCTAAAGAGCTTTCGGAAAGGGAACATCTTCTTCTTATATGTGGTCATTATGAAGGTATAGATGAGAGGATAACCAAGCTTGTGGATGAGGAGATTTCAATAGGGGATTACGTTTTGACCGGAGGGGAAATCCCCGCAATGGTTATAATAGATGCCGTTTCGAGACTTATTCCCGGCGTGCTCGGTTGTGAGGATTCTCCAAGGAGAGATTCTTTTTATGATGGATTGCTGGATTTTCCGCATTACACGAGGCCGAGAGAGTTTAAGGGACTTAAGGTTCCAGAGGTTTTGCTTTCTGGAGATCACGGTGAGGTAGAGAGGTGGAGAAAAAGAGAGGCTTTACGTAGAACGTTTAAGAGACGGCCAGAGCTTATCGATAAGATATCGTTGCGGAAATACATGGAAAAGGGATTTTATGTGGGGCTTGTGCACTATCCAGTTTACAATCAGCACCGGGAGATAATAACTACAACTGTGGCTAATCTTGACATACATGATATATCGCGTTGTTGCAGAACCTATGGTGTAAGGAGATTCTTTATAATAACTCCCGTACGGGCTCAGAGAGAGATAGTTAAAAGAATCGTGGAGCATTGGACCAAGGGAGTAGGCGCGCTCCTTAATCCCGATAGAAAGGAAGCCTTAGAGAGGGTGAAACCTGTCCCATCGCTTGAGGAAACGGTGAGGAGAATAGAGGAGAGAGAAAGGAAAAAGCCTATAGTAGTTTCAACGAGTGCGATTGCTTCCTCGCGTGTGATATCCTTTCAGGACCTTAAGTGGAAGCTGCTTCTCGAGGAAAAGCCTCTTTTGCTCCTTTTTGGAACAGGCTGGGGACTTGCGGAGGAGGTAAAAGGCTGGTCGGATTATGTCTTGGAACCTATAGAATGGAAAAGCGATTATAATCACCTCTCGGTGAGATCTGCGGTGTCCGTGGTTCTGGATAGACTTTTTAAAAGCGTTTAA
- the rimM gene encoding 16S rRNA processing protein RimM: MRRRRRGLIAIGKVISAHGLKGVLKIMPLTDFPERFKERKRFVFYNEEDNVVFEGDLESVSMGDRFILLKVKGCDSRERALKLVGALIKVREEELPPLQEGEYYFHQIIGLDVYTVQGERLGRVVDIIRTGANDVFQVKGEQREYMIPALKRVVREVNLKKGIMIIEPMKGLLE; encoded by the coding sequence ATGAGAAGGAGAAGAAGAGGTCTGATAGCTATAGGTAAGGTTATAAGCGCTCACGGCTTGAAAGGCGTCCTTAAGATCATGCCATTAACAGATTTCCCGGAGAGGTTTAAGGAAAGGAAGAGGTTTGTCTTTTATAATGAGGAAGATAATGTAGTTTTCGAGGGAGATCTGGAGAGCGTTTCGATGGGAGATAGATTTATACTCCTTAAGGTGAAGGGATGCGATTCGAGGGAGAGAGCCCTTAAGCTCGTAGGGGCTCTTATAAAGGTAAGGGAGGAGGAGCTTCCTCCCTTACAAGAGGGAGAATATTACTTTCATCAGATAATAGGCCTTGATGTTTACACCGTTCAGGGAGAGCGTTTGGGCAGGGTGGTTGATATAATAAGGACCGGCGCTAATGATGTTTTTCAAGTTAAGGGTGAACAGCGGGAGTATATGATACCCGCGTTGAAGAGAGTAGTAAGGGAAGTGAACCTTAAAAAGGGAATAATGATAATAGAGCCTATGAAGGGGCTTCTGGAATGA
- a CDS encoding KH domain-containing protein, whose amino-acid sequence MRDLVAFLVRSLVDHPDEVEVTTLEGKKSVLVEVSVKKDDMGKVIGRKGRLIRAIRELSRAAGVKSRKKVIIELLSPEE is encoded by the coding sequence GTGAGGGATCTGGTGGCGTTTCTGGTGAGGTCGCTGGTTGATCATCCCGATGAGGTTGAGGTAACGACCTTAGAGGGTAAGAAATCCGTCTTGGTTGAGGTTTCCGTTAAGAAGGATGACATGGGTAAGGTCATAGGGAGAAAGGGGCGTTTGATCCGGGCTATAAGGGAGCTTTCTCGAGCAGCTGGCGTCAAAAGTCGTAAAAAGGTAATAATAGAGCTTCTGTCTCCGGAGGAATGA
- the rpsP gene encoding 30S ribosomal protein S16 has protein sequence MVRIRLMRMGAKKKPFYRLVVADARAPRDGKFIEILGYYNPLPEPPVIKVNEERALLWLERGAQPSETAKSLLSRVGVWDKFCEAKEARKRAKSAGGAVGEGSGGVSGEVAG, from the coding sequence ATGGTTAGGATTCGGCTCATGAGAATGGGTGCCAAGAAGAAGCCCTTTTATCGCTTAGTTGTTGCGGATGCGAGAGCGCCGAGAGATGGAAAGTTTATCGAGATCTTAGGGTATTATAACCCTCTTCCCGAACCTCCTGTCATAAAAGTTAATGAAGAGAGGGCTTTGCTTTGGCTTGAGAGGGGAGCTCAGCCCTCTGAGACCGCTAAGAGTTTACTTTCGAGGGTGGGCGTTTGGGATAAATTCTGCGAAGCTAAGGAGGCTCGGAAGAGGGCAAAAAGTGCTGGAGGTGCTGTAGGTGAGGGATCTGGTGGCGTTTCTGGTGAGGTCGCTGGTTGA
- the ffh gene encoding signal recognition particle protein, whose translation MFERLRERFEGIIGFLRKKGKLSQKDVDSALRQIRLALLEGDVHYKVVKEILSKVRERALSQDVLSSISPADQVLKILYEEILEVMSGEGSPRLSFAHEPPSLYMLVGLQGSGKTTTAVKIANLLKREGRRSVLVAADVKRPAAREQLQILAGKIGCQVVGGKTPLDAVSRGISSAKELGCDVVIVDSAGRLHVDEEMLSELEELGKRFSFQEVLLVIDSMMGQEALKVGRAFMEAIDLSGVILTKLDGDARGGAALSVTHVLGKPIKFIGTGEKIDDIEPFHPDRIVSRILGMGDVATLVEKISASIDEEKAKELSKRVKRAEFTMEDMLEYLRQMRDMGPLDQILEMIPGFLKIRRKIGDVSVGEKELKHIEAIILSMTPEERRRPEIIKGSRKRRIAKGSGTSVQLVNQVLKQYNEVKNMLKRLSKPGARMKLPFF comes from the coding sequence TTGTTTGAGCGTCTTAGAGAGAGGTTTGAGGGAATAATAGGCTTTTTGAGGAAGAAAGGAAAGCTCTCCCAGAAGGATGTGGACTCGGCCTTAAGGCAGATAAGGCTTGCTCTCCTTGAGGGTGACGTTCACTACAAAGTGGTTAAGGAAATTCTATCCAAGGTGAGGGAGAGAGCTCTATCACAAGATGTGCTCTCAAGCATAAGCCCAGCAGATCAAGTTTTAAAGATTTTGTATGAAGAGATTCTTGAAGTCATGAGTGGAGAGGGATCCCCACGATTGAGCTTTGCTCATGAGCCTCCCTCTCTCTACATGCTTGTTGGTTTGCAGGGTTCTGGCAAGACGACAACGGCTGTTAAGATCGCTAATTTGCTTAAAAGGGAGGGCAGGAGGTCCGTTCTGGTAGCTGCGGATGTTAAAAGACCGGCGGCAAGGGAGCAACTTCAAATCCTTGCAGGGAAAATTGGGTGTCAGGTGGTGGGAGGTAAGACCCCCCTTGATGCGGTCTCTCGGGGAATAAGCTCTGCTAAGGAGCTCGGTTGCGATGTGGTTATAGTTGACTCCGCGGGAAGACTTCATGTAGATGAGGAAATGCTTTCTGAGCTCGAGGAGCTTGGAAAGCGCTTTAGCTTTCAGGAAGTTTTACTTGTTATAGATTCCATGATGGGGCAGGAAGCGCTTAAGGTCGGAAGGGCTTTCATGGAAGCGATAGATCTATCGGGGGTTATACTTACCAAGCTTGATGGCGATGCGAGGGGAGGAGCGGCGCTATCTGTAACCCACGTTCTCGGTAAACCGATAAAATTCATTGGCACGGGGGAAAAAATAGATGATATAGAGCCTTTTCATCCTGATAGAATCGTTTCAAGAATACTTGGGATGGGAGATGTTGCCACCTTAGTTGAGAAGATATCCGCTTCTATAGACGAAGAAAAAGCTAAGGAGCTGAGCAAGAGGGTAAAGAGAGCAGAGTTTACCATGGAGGATATGCTTGAATACCTTCGGCAGATGAGGGATATGGGGCCCTTGGATCAGATACTTGAAATGATACCAGGCTTTTTAAAGATCAGAAGGAAGATAGGGGATGTGAGCGTTGGAGAGAAGGAACTTAAACATATAGAAGCTATAATACTCTCAATGACACCGGAGGAGAGGAGAAGGCCCGAGATAATAAAGGGGAGCAGAAAAAGAAGAATAGCTAAGGGGAGCGGTACTTCGGTCCAACTCGTTAACCAGGTTTTGAAACAATATAACGAGGTTAAGAATATGCTTAAGAGGCTTTCAAAGCCCGGTGCGAGAATGAAGCTACCGTTCTTTTAA
- a CDS encoding sigma-70 family RNA polymerase sigma factor, translating into MERFFICLLIDFYGGLLTPNQRKILKLYYEDDLSLAEIARDLGISRQAVHYTLKRGLARLKKVEEKLNLVERFLVQTRAFEKIKSELLSLCEDLSGEKRTKLKDIVENLNNLLERGGILV; encoded by the coding sequence ATGGAGCGTTTTTTTATTTGCCTTTTGATCGATTTCTATGGTGGGCTTTTGACCCCCAATCAGAGGAAAATCCTTAAGCTTTACTATGAGGATGATCTCTCGCTTGCTGAGATAGCGAGAGATCTTGGCATAAGCAGGCAGGCAGTTCATTATACCTTGAAGAGAGGCTTAGCAAGACTTAAGAAAGTAGAAGAGAAGCTTAATCTCGTTGAAAGGTTTCTTGTTCAAACGAGGGCTTTCGAGAAGATAAAAAGTGAGCTTCTTTCGCTGTGTGAGGATCTCTCGGGTGAGAAGAGAACGAAGCTTAAGGATATAGTGGAGAACCTGAATAACCTGCTTGAGCGGGGTGGGATTCTTGTTTGA
- a CDS encoding methyltransferase domain-containing protein: MNWNELWQRSASLFVVVDERGSLKDWDEKGSHRLGRFSRGSHFVKEALRRIKVSRSETVLDVGSGPGTLAVPLAKISKSVTALDMSEEMLSRAREYAREEKVDNIAFFKGKWQDVIVGKDISIHDVVLVSRSLEMISAVECEDQGKKRLKWDLKGTLIKLNEAAKKRVYIICSIFGNQPYEEKLYKIFGGEYDSKPNYIYVYNTLYDLGIYANVEIVDSGMGRRYGSFEDALGDWIWRLNLNSEDEIRRLRYYLLKFLTERNGFLTWRVGSNIRWAFIWWERK; this comes from the coding sequence GTGAACTGGAATGAGCTTTGGCAGAGATCTGCTTCTCTTTTTGTTGTAGTTGATGAAAGGGGAAGCCTAAAGGATTGGGATGAGAAGGGATCACATAGGCTTGGTAGATTTTCGAGGGGAAGCCACTTTGTTAAGGAAGCTCTGCGGAGAATAAAGGTTTCAAGAAGTGAGACTGTGCTTGATGTGGGTAGTGGCCCGGGGACGCTTGCCGTTCCTTTAGCAAAGATCTCGAAAAGCGTGACTGCTCTTGATATGTCTGAGGAGATGCTTTCCCGAGCTCGCGAGTATGCTCGTGAGGAGAAAGTTGATAATATCGCTTTCTTTAAGGGTAAGTGGCAAGATGTGATTGTTGGAAAAGATATATCAATACATGATGTAGTTTTGGTTTCTCGATCGCTTGAAATGATAAGTGCGGTGGAGTGTGAAGATCAGGGAAAGAAAAGATTGAAGTGGGATCTTAAGGGTACATTGATCAAGCTAAACGAGGCGGCTAAGAAACGCGTTTATATAATATGCTCCATTTTTGGGAATCAGCCGTATGAGGAGAAGCTATATAAGATATTCGGAGGAGAATACGATTCTAAGCCAAACTATATTTACGTCTATAATACTCTTTATGATCTGGGAATATATGCAAACGTGGAAATCGTTGATAGCGGTATGGGAAGGAGATATGGTAGCTTTGAGGATGCCTTGGGAGATTGGATATGGAGACTTAACCTCAACTCGGAGGACGAGATACGTAGACTAAGGTACTATCTCTTAAAATTCTTGACCGAGCGGAATGGCTTTCTTACGTGGAGAGTCGGTTCTAATATAAGGTGGGCTTTTATATGGTGGGAGAGAAAGTAA